Proteins from a genomic interval of Benincasa hispida cultivar B227 chromosome 7, ASM972705v1, whole genome shotgun sequence:
- the LOC120081975 gene encoding MLP-like protein 31 encodes MSLHGKLEADVEIEASASKFHELINKRLHHVSKASGDKVQSCELYEGDWGEVGSIIYWNYFHDGKAKVGKDVIEAVDLAKNMISLKVIEGDLLKDYKTFKYTIQAIPKGRGSVVHWTMEYEKLHENIPDSHSLLEFCLGISKDISDHLLKGN; translated from the exons ATGTCTCTCCATGGAAAATTGGAAGCTGATGTAGAAATTGAGGCTTCAGCTTCAAAATTTCATGAATTGATCAACAAAAGGCTTCACCATGTTTCAAAAGCTTCTGGGGACAAAGTACAAAGCTGTGAATTGTATGAGGGTGACTGGGGAGAAGTTGGCTCTATCATCTATTGGAACTACTTTCATG ATGGAAAGGCTAAAGTGGGAAAGGATGTCATTGAAGCTGTAGATTTGGCAAAAAATATGATAAGTTTGAAGGTGATAGAGGGAGACCTTTTAAAGGATTACAAAACCTTCAAGTATACCATCCAAGCTATTCCAAAAGGTAGGGGAAGTGTGGTTCATTGGACAATGGAATATGAGAAACTTCATGAAAATATTCCTGATTCACATTCCTTGCTAGAGTTTTGTCTTGGCATTTCCAAGGACATTAGTGACCATCTTTTGAAAGgcaattaa